In one Zonotrichia albicollis isolate bZonAlb1 chromosome 14, bZonAlb1.hap1, whole genome shotgun sequence genomic region, the following are encoded:
- the LOC102068884 gene encoding TLR adapter interacting with SLC15A4 on the lysosome: MLAEGILTRLIYRESCHQDKPRKSPASQKAKEGIWRQKLVDIPRIKGFADGCEEREELSARSSQGEAGSSPRWGSTGKEPAKDQGMLLKGTASPAVHIPRRGGSLDQVDLYRSWPCNSIYQNYPDLQIGGDRVGGPTCDSGCVLDRGCDELPDGPVLLSIDIPLGQSPLCEHPKKPTGMSLPADEAGERSLLLSEEPLSNSTLNKYMEAKVAELYKQFFEESLARCGSITNLLTCSWIRNSLDQISVQISQEQNIETSRARGALLHSLALFSSRNAPNRNSSEFSTPNLQISNTGAAKWSCRMEFTS; the protein is encoded by the coding sequence ATGCTGGCAGAAGGCATCCTAACGAGGCTCATCTACAGAGAAAGCTGTCATCAAGATAAGCCTCGCAAATCCCCTGCATCCCAAAAGGCCAAAGAGGGAATCTGGAGACAGAAACTTGTAGACATCCCAAGAATTAAAGGCTTTGCTGATGGATGTGAGGAGCGGGAGGAGCTCTCTGCCAGAAGCAGCCAAGGGGAAGCCGGGAGCAGCCCCCGatggggatccacagggaaGGAGCCTGCGAAGGATCAGGGAATGCTGCTTAAAGGCACTGCATCCCCAGCTGTACACATCCCCAGGAGAGGAGGGAGCCTGGACCAGGTGGATTTGTACAGATCCTGGCCTTGCAACAGCATTTACCAGAACTACCCTGACCTGCAGATCGGGGGGGACCGCGTGGGGGGCCCCACGTGTGACTCGGGCTGTGTCCTGGACCGCGGGTGTGATGAGCTCCCCGATGGgcctgtgctgctctccatAGACATTCCCCTGGGTCAGTCCCCTCTGTGCGAGCATCCCAAAAAGCCCACTGGGATGTCCCTGCCTGCAGATGAAGCTGGAGAAAGGAGCCTCCTGCTCAGCGAGGAGCCCCTGTCCAACTCCACGCTCAACAAGTACATGGAGGCCAAAGTGGCAGAGCTCTACAAACAGTTTTTTGAAGAAAGCCTGGCCAGGTGTGGTTCCATAACAAACCTGCTGACCTGCAGCTGGATAAGGAACAGCCTGGACCAGATAAGTGTTCAGATCTCCCAGGAGCAGAACATAGAAACCTCCAGAGCCAGGGGAGCCCTCCTGCACTCGTTGGCTTTGTTCAGCTCCCGCAACGCTCCCAACAGGAACAGCTCCGAGTTCAGCACCCCAAACCTCCAAATCTCCAACACAGGGGCTGCAAAATGGAGCTGCAGGATGGAATTCACATCCTGA